In Candidatus Palauibacter australiensis, the following are encoded in one genomic region:
- a CDS encoding metal-sensitive transcriptional regulator — MMDASVEGMAVSDAGPHAMGIAEGTKHDLGRRLARIRGQVGGIARMVEDERYCPDILQQFAAVHSALRAAEKELLLNHLERCATHAIEEGGDDAARVRAEIADLFMRFAGK, encoded by the coding sequence ATGATGGACGCGAGCGTGGAGGGAATGGCGGTGAGCGACGCGGGGCCGCATGCGATGGGGATCGCGGAGGGGACGAAACACGACCTCGGCCGTCGGTTGGCCCGTATCCGGGGACAGGTCGGGGGCATCGCCCGCATGGTGGAGGATGAACGGTACTGCCCGGACATCCTGCAACAGTTCGCCGCCGTTCACTCCGCGCTTCGCGCGGCCGAGAAGGAACTCCTGCTGAACCATCTCGAGCGCTGCGCCACCCACGCCATCGAGGAAGGCGGCGACGACGCCGCGCGGGTGCGCGCGGAGATCGCGGACCTCTTCATGCGCTTCGCCGGAAAGTAA
- a CDS encoding sodium:solute symporter family protein, with protein sequence MDLLTIAVFGYPLILIAIGVWRSRQIKSHADFMVAGRNVPVVLLVGTLICTWIGSGSLFAGAGLAYRTGIAELWFSFGAWVGLLVAFYLAPRVRSIAKYTVPDILEQRYNAAARILGTVAIILAYVTIAAYQFRGGGWILSIVTDGAISPTTGMIITCVTIVAFTALAGMVSIVSVDILNGIIITLGIVIGLPYLVLSNGGVGAIAAGLPEEHLTVLGGHNVLWVIGVAMPTFLLILGESGMYQKFFSAKDAGSAKKAVVGMFLGVVFIETTLALIAIVGRAVFPELADPEQVSLVGRAASETIILHIAANGLPIVGGAILLAAAVAIVLSTGNTFLLVPSTNVSRDLYERFVDPDASEGRKLALQRLCVVLFGGLGLVLLTRFDTVLEMALYAYSLVGASLTPALLAAFLWRRVTPQGGVACIAGGLGSIVGIALLSQFGVNFTATIGGTAFDFASSDYIVIPGVLMSLGLLIVVSLLTPPSPEEKWRPFFQENPEKL encoded by the coding sequence ATGGACCTGCTGACGATCGCCGTCTTCGGCTACCCGCTCATCCTCATCGCGATCGGCGTGTGGCGCTCCCGGCAGATCAAGAGCCACGCGGACTTCATGGTGGCGGGCCGGAACGTGCCGGTGGTGCTCCTCGTGGGGACACTCATCTGCACCTGGATCGGGTCGGGGTCGCTCTTCGCCGGGGCCGGCCTGGCCTACCGCACGGGGATCGCGGAGCTGTGGTTCTCCTTCGGCGCCTGGGTCGGGCTCCTCGTCGCCTTCTACCTCGCGCCCCGCGTGCGCTCGATCGCCAAGTACACCGTCCCGGACATCCTCGAACAGCGCTACAACGCGGCGGCGCGCATCCTCGGCACGGTCGCGATCATCCTCGCCTACGTCACGATCGCCGCCTACCAGTTCCGGGGCGGCGGCTGGATCCTGAGCATCGTCACCGACGGCGCGATCTCGCCCACCACCGGGATGATCATCACCTGCGTCACGATCGTGGCGTTCACGGCGCTCGCCGGAATGGTGTCCATCGTCTCCGTCGACATCCTGAACGGGATCATCATCACGCTCGGCATCGTCATCGGCCTCCCCTATCTCGTCCTCTCCAACGGCGGCGTGGGCGCGATCGCGGCCGGGCTCCCGGAGGAGCACCTCACGGTCCTCGGGGGGCACAACGTGCTCTGGGTCATCGGCGTCGCGATGCCCACCTTCCTGCTCATCCTGGGCGAGAGCGGGATGTACCAGAAGTTCTTCTCCGCCAAGGACGCGGGATCCGCCAAGAAGGCCGTGGTCGGCATGTTCCTCGGGGTCGTCTTCATCGAGACGACGCTGGCCCTGATCGCGATCGTGGGCCGCGCCGTCTTCCCCGAACTCGCGGACCCCGAGCAGGTGTCGCTCGTCGGTCGCGCCGCATCGGAGACGATCATCCTTCACATCGCCGCCAACGGCCTGCCGATCGTCGGGGGCGCGATTCTCCTCGCAGCGGCGGTCGCCATCGTCCTCTCGACAGGCAACACCTTCCTGCTCGTGCCCTCGACGAACGTGAGCCGGGACCTCTACGAACGCTTCGTGGATCCGGACGCGAGCGAAGGGCGGAAGCTGGCGCTGCAGCGCCTGTGCGTCGTCCTGTTCGGCGGGCTGGGGCTCGTGTTGCTGACGCGGTTCGACACCGTGCTCGAGATGGCGCTCTACGCCTACTCGCTCGTTGGGGCGAGCCTCACGCCGGCGCTCCTTGCCGCCTTCCTGTGGCGCCGCGTGACGCCGCAGGGAGGGGTGGCGTGTATCGCGGGCGGACTCGGAAGCATCGTTGGGATCGCGCTCCTGTCCCAGTTCGGCGTGAACTTCACCGCCACGATCGGGGGGACCGCGTTCGACTTCGCTTCGAGCGACTACATCGTGATTCCCGGCGTGCTCATGTCGCTCGGACTCCTGATCGTCGTGAGCCTCCTGACGCCGCCCTCGCCCGAGGAGAAGTGGCGGCCCTTCTTCCAGGAGAACCCCGAGAAGCTCTGA
- a CDS encoding potassium channel protein, translating into MSRMGLVRRLFDFSRFEGRLLGATVFTVSLTIIGTIGFAAMPDYNLSDAFFMTVITVSAVGYGEIRTLTDGGRIFASFMIAGGIVTLAIWFALITATLVEMDLTQSLKRRRTMKRIDRRRDHVILCGAGRTGLAALKRLATRGTPYVTIEHDPTQIEEARRIDPDALVIEGDATDDDALLSAGIERARGLIASLSADTDNAFVCLAARELNPDLTIVGRARSEDAVSKLKKAGADRVVTPNSTGGIQMASLVLRPDVTLFVDFDTPGNAGGMGLLLEQVSVPESSEVAGLTLAEAKIQAKTGLLVVAIQRGSEGGGDADGFVYNPGPDEKLRAGDDLVVLGPRSSFAELRNFLS; encoded by the coding sequence ATGAGTCGGATGGGCCTCGTGCGGCGCCTGTTCGACTTCAGCCGGTTCGAAGGCCGCCTCCTCGGCGCCACCGTCTTCACGGTGAGTCTCACGATCATCGGGACGATCGGCTTCGCCGCCATGCCCGACTACAACCTGTCCGACGCATTCTTCATGACCGTGATCACGGTCTCGGCGGTCGGGTACGGCGAAATCCGGACGCTCACGGACGGCGGCCGCATCTTCGCGAGTTTCATGATCGCGGGCGGCATCGTCACGCTCGCGATCTGGTTCGCCCTCATCACCGCCACCCTCGTCGAGATGGACCTGACCCAGTCACTCAAGAGACGAAGAACGATGAAGAGGATCGACCGCCGCAGGGACCATGTGATCCTGTGCGGGGCGGGCCGCACCGGCCTGGCCGCGCTCAAGAGGCTCGCCACGCGCGGGACTCCGTACGTCACCATCGAACACGACCCCACGCAGATCGAGGAGGCACGCCGGATCGACCCCGACGCGCTGGTCATCGAGGGGGATGCGACCGATGACGACGCGCTCCTTTCGGCCGGGATCGAGCGAGCGCGCGGGCTCATCGCCTCGCTGAGCGCGGACACCGACAACGCGTTCGTGTGCCTGGCCGCGCGCGAACTGAACCCGGACCTGACGATCGTGGGGCGGGCGCGTTCCGAGGACGCGGTGAGCAAGCTCAAGAAGGCCGGCGCCGACCGCGTCGTCACCCCGAACTCGACGGGCGGCATCCAGATGGCCTCGCTCGTCCTGCGGCCCGACGTCACGCTCTTCGTCGACTTCGATACCCCCGGCAACGCCGGCGGCATGGGGCTTCTGCTGGAGCAGGTATCCGTGCCGGAGTCCTCCGAGGTCGCCGGACTCACCCTGGCCGAAGCGAAGATCCAGGCCAAGACGGGCCTGCTCGTCGTCGCGATCCAGCGCGGAAGCGAGGGGGGCGGCGACGCCGATGGCTTCGTCTACAACCCGGGACCGGATGAGAAGCTACGGGCCGGCGACGATCTCGTGGTGCTCGGACCCCGGTCCAGCTTCGCCGAACTGCGCAACTTCCTGAGCTGA